In a genomic window of Mycolicibacter heraklionensis:
- a CDS encoding ABC transporter permease has translation MPPRRARKPRWSWLLRLASVAAALGLWQLLTVADVRWWLRFDTLPTVDEVFTTLVRRLATEAYWLDLAQSLIRILTGFGLAATVGVATGILLGRSRVAADVVGPLTELIRPIPAIALVPVAILLFPASEQGIVFITFLAAFFPILVSTRHAVRALPTLWEDSVRTLGGGRWDVLSQVVIPGIAPGVFGGLSVGMGVSWICVISAEMISGRLGIGYRTWQAYTVLAYPDVFVGIITIGVLGFATSAAVETVGRRLTRWLPRSEENRR, from the coding sequence GTGCCGCCGCGCCGGGCACGGAAACCACGGTGGTCATGGTTGCTGCGGCTGGCGTCGGTGGCGGCCGCCCTGGGGCTGTGGCAGTTGCTGACCGTCGCCGACGTGCGGTGGTGGCTGCGGTTCGACACGCTGCCCACCGTCGATGAGGTCTTCACCACGCTGGTGCGCCGGCTGGCCACCGAGGCGTACTGGCTCGATCTGGCCCAGTCGCTGATCCGGATCCTCACCGGATTCGGCCTAGCGGCGACGGTCGGCGTCGCCACCGGCATCCTGCTGGGCAGATCGCGGGTGGCCGCAGATGTCGTTGGCCCGCTCACCGAACTGATCCGGCCCATCCCGGCCATCGCGCTGGTTCCGGTCGCGATCCTGCTGTTCCCGGCCAGTGAACAGGGCATCGTGTTCATCACGTTCCTGGCCGCCTTCTTCCCGATCTTGGTCAGCACCCGCCACGCGGTGCGTGCCCTGCCCACGCTGTGGGAGGACTCGGTCCGCACCCTGGGCGGCGGACGCTGGGATGTGTTGAGCCAGGTGGTGATTCCGGGCATCGCGCCGGGCGTGTTCGGCGGCCTGTCGGTCGGCATGGGGGTGTCGTGGATCTGCGTGATCTCCGCGGAGATGATCTCCGGGCGCCTCGGAATCGGATATCGCACCTGGCAGGCCTACACCGTGCTGGCCTACCCGGACGTGTTCGTCGGCATCATCACCATCGGCGTGCTGGGGTTCGCCACCTCGGCTGCGGTGGAGACGGTCGGGCGCCGGCTTACCCGCTGGCTGCCGCGCAGCGAGGAGAACCGGCGATGA
- a CDS encoding ABC transporter substrate-binding protein, translated as MKRSLVLLTSVVLAAAGCSLDSTTAGDSVDVVVGYQSKTINTATAGTLLRARGYLERRLADITDRTGTRYRVDWQDYDTGAPITAQMLAEKIDIGSMGDYPMLVNGVRTRANEQARTEIVSVTGYHPAGALNMVVVAPDSDAATLADLAGAKVSASVGSAGHGTLLRALARTGTGVEVLNQQPQVGASALESGQVQGLSQFVAWPGLLVYQDRARLLYDGAELNYPTLHGVVVRRSYARAHPEVLDAFLQAQLDATDFLKRKPLEAARIVAEGSGLPQEVVYLYNGPGGTSFDATLKPQLVAALKNDVPYLKSIGDFAELADFDVDGFVNDQPLRAAFAARKLDYDKVLAAIDKPTTVGGELWLDGSETTVTVPDADTLLDAVRAATARGDHLRAAYVHDAELGTRWFADKSAWVRDGAHYLPFDTTAGAQRYVAAHPGGIVLDYRQALAGAA; from the coding sequence CGCTGGACTCCACGACGGCGGGTGATTCCGTCGACGTGGTGGTGGGCTACCAGTCCAAGACCATCAACACCGCGACCGCCGGTACGCTGCTGCGCGCCCGCGGCTACCTGGAGCGTCGGCTCGCCGACATCACCGACCGGACCGGAACCCGGTACCGGGTCGACTGGCAGGACTACGACACCGGGGCGCCGATCACCGCCCAGATGCTCGCCGAGAAGATCGACATCGGCTCGATGGGCGACTACCCCATGCTGGTCAACGGCGTCCGGACCCGGGCCAACGAACAGGCCCGCACCGAGATCGTTTCGGTGACCGGTTACCACCCCGCCGGTGCGCTGAACATGGTGGTGGTGGCGCCCGACTCCGATGCGGCCACGCTGGCCGATCTGGCCGGCGCCAAGGTGTCGGCCAGCGTGGGTTCGGCCGGCCACGGCACCCTGTTGCGGGCTCTGGCGCGCACCGGAACGGGCGTCGAGGTGCTCAACCAGCAGCCGCAGGTCGGCGCCTCAGCACTGGAATCCGGTCAGGTCCAAGGCCTGTCACAATTCGTGGCCTGGCCCGGCCTGCTGGTGTACCAGGACCGGGCCCGCCTGCTCTACGACGGCGCCGAACTCAACTACCCGACCCTGCACGGGGTGGTCGTGCGCCGCAGCTATGCGCGGGCCCACCCGGAGGTGCTCGACGCGTTCCTGCAAGCCCAGCTGGACGCCACCGACTTCCTGAAACGCAAACCGTTGGAGGCGGCCCGGATCGTCGCCGAGGGCAGCGGGCTGCCGCAGGAGGTCGTCTACCTCTACAACGGGCCGGGCGGCACCTCGTTCGACGCCACTCTCAAACCGCAGCTGGTCGCTGCGTTGAAGAACGACGTGCCCTACCTCAAGTCGATCGGTGACTTCGCCGAGCTGGCCGACTTCGACGTGGACGGGTTCGTCAATGACCAGCCGCTGCGGGCTGCGTTCGCCGCGCGAAAGCTGGACTACGACAAGGTGCTCGCCGCGATCGACAAACCCACGACGGTCGGCGGCGAGCTGTGGCTGGACGGATCCGAAACGACCGTGACCGTGCCGGACGCTGACACCCTGCTGGACGCCGTGCGGGCCGCGACCGCCCGCGGCGATCACCTTCGGGCGGCCTATGTCCACGACGCCGAACTGGGCACCCGCTGGTTCGCCGACAAATCCGCGTGGGTTCGCGACGGTGCGCACTACCTGCCCTTCGACACGACCGCGGGGGCGCAACGCTATGTCGCCGCGCATCCGGGCGGCATCGTGCTGGACTACCGGCAGGCCCTGGCGGGTGCGGCGTGA